The Carassius auratus strain Wakin chromosome 27, ASM336829v1, whole genome shotgun sequence genome includes a region encoding these proteins:
- the LOC113045265 gene encoding bone morphogenetic protein 2-like — protein MLTAVIWISVMGLSICRPSENQLNTESEEVRSEAIKRLLEVFGMEDPPAALVRGHKQPPQYMLDLYNTIADVNGVTKDPTLLEGNTVRSFFNKLHSEQIEFLFNMSMVAKSEKILTAELHLFKLRPQASLTFNRQHFCQVSVYQVLDSSKKNVSQGKKLLSSRLVPIHSSGWEVFTITQAVRSWMLDEGSNLGLLVSVRTLAGLQMDPKTVRFASGQNHHHSKQPMLVLFTDDGRRAASLELTPKGSDDSPVGQRLPFPSLPLSATARRSARSIDYDESGEKMPCQRLPLYVDFEEIGWSGWIVSPRGYNAYHCKGSCPFPLGQNMRPTNHATVQSIINALKLTKGIETPCCVPDKLFSINLLYFDDDENVVLKQYDDMVAGSCGCH, from the exons ATGTTGACCGCAGTGATCTGGATCTCCGTGATGGGACTCTCCATCTGCAGACCGTCCGAGAATCAGCTGAACACCGAGTCTGAAGAAGTGCGCTCGGAGGCCATCAAGAGGCTTTTGGAGGTGTTTGGGATGGAGGATCCTCCTGCTGCTCTGGTTCGGGGACACAAACAGCCTCCTCAGTACATGCTGGACCTGTATAACACCATCGCAGATGTGAACGGAGTCACCAAAGACCCGACGCTCCTGGAAGGAAACACCGTCCGCAGTTTCTTCAATAAAC TGCACAGCGAACAAATCGAGTTTCTCTTCAACATGTCCATGGTGGCTAAGAGCGAGAAGATCCTCACTGCCGAGCTTCATCTGTTCAAGCTCAGACCACAAGCATCGCTCACATTCAACAGACAGCACTTCTGTCAG GTCAGTGTCTATCAGGTTCTTGATAGCAGCAAGAAAAACGTCTCACAAGGGAAGAAACTGCTTTCGTCCAGACTGGTGCCCATCCACTCCAGCGGCTGGGAGGTGTTTACCATCACTCAAGCT GTGCGCTCCTGGATGTTGGATGAGGGCAGTAATCTGGGGCTCCTGGTCTCGGTCAGGACTTTAGCAGGTCTTCAGATGGACCCGAAAACTGTGCGTTTCGCATCAGGCCAAAACCACCATCACAGCAAACAGCCCATGCTGGTCCTCTTCACCGACGACGGCAGACGGGCCGCTTCTCTGGAGCTCACGCCTAAAG GTTCAGATGATTCTCCGGTTGGACAGAGGCTCCCGTTTCCCAGCCTCCCTCTCTCAGCTACGGCTCGTCGCAGCGCTCGCTCCATAGACTATGATGAGAGCGGGGAGAAGATGCCGTGTCAGCGTCTGCCGCTCTATGTGGACTTCGAGGAGATCGGCTGGTCCGGCTGGATCGTGTCTCCGCGTGGATACAACGCTTACCACTGCAAAGGCTCCTGTCCGTTTCCTCTGGGTCAGAACATGAGGCCCACCAACCACGCCACGGTCCAGTCCATCATCAACGCCCTCAAACTGACCAAAGGCATCGAGACGCCCTGCTGCGTGCCGGACAAGCTCTTCAGCATTAACCTGCTGTACTTTGACGACGATGAGAACGTGGTTCTGAAGCAGTATGATGACATGGTGGCCGGCAGCTGCGGCTGTCACTGA